ttttgacagagcaatgagcgatttttaaatcgatccGCCCTAATCTACATAATTAACAATGCTGTAGATCTGTTCATCATTCATCTCCCGTCAGACCGTCCACGCTCTGTGTTAGCTGTTCCATCGCCTGTTGAGCCACTTTGCATAGCTGACCTTCTTGAGTCTCTTCATCTTCATATTGCAGTATATTTATGCTCTCCTTTAGTATAGCTATAACGTCAAGTAGCTTTCGTTTGAGCTGGTCCGCTGACACAACGCCAGCTATAAAACCACTTTTCGCCAACAATACCAATGGTACATGCAATTCATAAAGCATCATTGCGCGTGTACGGCTCAATCCAGGTTCGAAGACATCCAAAACTCGTAAAACGTGTCGGCATAGTTCCTCCTTGTGTTCAAGCATGACATCGGGTAATTCAGCTAATTCATATTCGGCTACACGACCATACATTTCAATGAGATTTTGTCTTAGACCAATTTGTATAAAATGAAATGGATGTACAACCACTCGATACTTTCGCATAAGTTTCTCTGTTTCCTGAAGCTTTTGTGGGCTTGGTTCCATAGCTTGTATGTCAGCCACTTCTGATTGCATAACCGATAATGCCTTTTTTATGGCATTACTAGATGTTTTGAAAGTGCAAAGTGTGCATTTCCAATCGCAAGTGGAATCTGTGTATGAAGTAGCATATTTGTAAACGATTTAAAGAGTTATACTCAAATGTACCTACCCAATGGATCTGCGGGAAGTAGCCAGCCATCTTCACATTTACTACATTTGAACGTACTAAAATTTGTACCCAATTCGGTAGGATCTTTGCATCGTTCGCATTGACAAGTGAAGAATTTTCCAGCCTTTAGATCCTCTTGACGTTGTGCTGTGCCATTCAGAGTATATGTGTAGGAGTGTTGAAGCTGTTGACCCTCATCTAAATCGCACATGGCACGCAAACGAATTCTGCAAGTttaaaaagttaaagtggaaAATTATTATTTCTCTAAGCTTTAGCTCTAAATTACAAAAGAAGCTTGAAACCAAGGAACGAAACCGAAACTAATAACTTTGAAAACCATTTTATTTTCCAAAACCGATACAGCTGTTTTGATCTGAAAAGAACCGACCATACGGTGTCAAACACACGAACCGGCTCCAGTTGGTAAGCTAAGCTTAAAGTGTCTTTAtacgttttttttattattatcaacAAGAAGGAATAAGGGAGGATTAGTGAGTTTAAGACTCAGAAATAAGTTTTTGCAGTCAACACATGACTAGAAGCAACTAGCGAGCAAGGAACTAGGATCAACCCTATTTGCTGCTTCAGCACTACTTGTTTCTAGATTTCAGTTGCTTCAaacaggttgttgttgttgtagcgataaggacactgccgaaggccttggggagtgttatcgatgttgatagtcctttgccgtatgcagatccggtaacaagcaccattaagacaccagtccgaccatctcgggaacgatttagtatgaccacataaaaccttc
The DNA window shown above is from Eurosta solidaginis isolate ZX-2024a chromosome 2, ASM4086904v1, whole genome shotgun sequence and carries:
- the SmydA-3 gene encoding SET domain-containing protein SmydA-8 isoform X2; this translates as MIKSRVEVDPVFGRSLVTNEPVKNGETVVEESPFALGPKQNSGIVCLACYRDLIFGEGGDSLDRCEKCDWPLCSACLDAPIHMEECEIFAKAKVHFAGNVSEEGVCTQLDCITPLRVLLAKEADPERWEREIAHMEHHNEERRKLSDVWNADFVNIAQYLRGPCRLADRFSEDLIMQVVGILEVNAFEARTTQGYGLRCLYPITGILAHNCVPNTFRTIHPSEGYKIRLRAMCDLDEGQQLQHSYTYTLNGTAQRQEDLKAGKFFTCQCERCKDPTELGTNFSTFKCSKCEDGWLLPADPLDSTCDWKCTLCTFKTSSNAIKKALSVMQSEVADIQAMEPSPQKLQETEKLMRKYRVVVHPFHFIQIGLRQNLIEMYGRVAEYELAELPDVMLEHKEELCRHVLRVLDVFEPGLSRTRAMMLYELHVPLVLLAKSGFIAGVVSADQLKRKLLDVIAILKESINILQYEDEETQEGQLCKVAQQAMEQLTQSVDGLTGDE
- the SmydA-3 gene encoding SET domain-containing protein SmydA-8 isoform X1 — protein: MSTSKAFHSFNRTSVRSNSLLGRYLVAESAVNGNELLVEEAPFVHGPKCNGPTVCLECYAPVKCDSISSALDQRCVKCKWPLCAACSESGAKYHSQRECSAFCQSRTKFYPLQDAAKECPQLDCITTLRVLLAKEADPERWEREIAHMEHHNEERRKLSDVWNADFVNIAQYLRGPCRLADRFSEDLIMQVVGILEVNAFEARTTQGYGLRCLYPITGILAHNCVPNTFRTIHPSEGYKIRLRAMCDLDEGQQLQHSYTYTLNGTAQRQEDLKAGKFFTCQCERCKDPTELGTNFSTFKCSKCEDGWLLPADPLDSTCDWKCTLCTFKTSSNAIKKALSVMQSEVADIQAMEPSPQKLQETEKLMRKYRVVVHPFHFIQIGLRQNLIEMYGRVAEYELAELPDVMLEHKEELCRHVLRVLDVFEPGLSRTRAMMLYELHVPLVLLAKSGFIAGVVSADQLKRKLLDVIAILKESINILQYEDEETQEGQLCKVAQQAMEQLTQSVDGLTGDE